A window of Actinomadura viridis genomic DNA:
CCGGGGTCATGCTCTTCCGCCGCCGCGACCTGGCGTTCTGAACCATCGGCGGCCCGGCGCGTCCGGCGCCTCCGGCGCGCCGGGGGCCGCCGCGGCCGTCCGCTTTCGCCGCTTCCGGAGGCGCCGCAGGCGGACGGCCGCGTAGGCGAGCAGGACCAGCCCGGCCAGGGCGACCACGGGGGCGAGGACGGCCAGCAGGCTCATGCCGAGGGAGACGGTGTCCTCGGCGGCGCTGACCACGGGCGCGCCCGTGCCCAGGGTGCCCGCGTTGACGACCGGGCGCAGGGACGCCTTGGTCAGATGGACGGCGAGCGCGGACGCGATGCCCAGCGCCCAGCCGAGCCAGGGGACGTCCGACAGAGCCGCGTCCAGCCGCCCGGCGGCCTCGGCGGCGGCGAAGACGGCGCCGCCCGAGGCCGGGCGGATCACCGTCTGCACCATGTCGTTGACGCTGTCGACGACGGGCACCTTGTCCAGGACGATCTCGGCGGCCAGCAGGAGGGCCAGGACCGCCAGGACCCGGCCGTCGGTGAGCCAGCCGAACTCGGCGGGCAGCCTGACCAGGTCGGTGTACCGGCCGAGCAGCCCGACCACCAGCACCGGGATGTAGGCGTTCAGGCCCGCCGCGGCCGACAGGCCCAGGCCGGTCAGTACCGCGAGCATGCTCCCCCCGGGGACGAGATGGGACGGCGGGGCACGGCGCGTTCCCGCCGGTGCCCAGCATCCCGCACCCGAGATCGGCCGGCCGCCGGAACAGCCAAATGATCTACAACGTAAAGGCGCCGGCCGGTTCGCGCCGGTCCGCGCGCTCTAATGCTTGGGCGGGGTCCAGATCCAGCCGCGGGTGCGGGTCTCCTTGCAGGAGATGCGCTGCGACACGTAGGCGTCGGGATTGATGAGGCCGCCTCCTTCGGTGGCGTCGGTGTACATCCGGTCGGACACGATCATGGCCAGGTCGTCGACGACGTCGTCGGCGAACCGCTTGAAGGCCGGCGCGTCCAGGAGCCGGAACAGATGGAC
This region includes:
- a CDS encoding DUF4126 domain-containing protein, encoding MLAVLTGLGLSAAAGLNAYIPVLVVGLLGRYTDLVRLPAEFGWLTDGRVLAVLALLLAAEIVLDKVPVVDSVNDMVQTVIRPASGGAVFAAAEAAGRLDAALSDVPWLGWALGIASALAVHLTKASLRPVVNAGTLGTGAPVVSAAEDTVSLGMSLLAVLAPVVALAGLVLLAYAAVRLRRLRKRRKRTAAAAPGAPEAPDAPGRRWFRTPGRGGGRA